From the genome of Nicotiana sylvestris chromosome 1, ASM39365v2, whole genome shotgun sequence:
GATCACATCGTAAGGGGATGTGATGTTGGCAACCTACCCCGACACAAGTATCAAGCTGATTCTAAGGCTCAATCTCGTGATGTAGGTCACACAGAGATAACTTAACTTACTGTTGCTCCAAAGATCCCCTTCAAACAAGAAACTCACAAGGAAAAGCAAAACCTAACACTTATTACATTATAAAAGAATCTTAAATGCCTACCGGGAATAGGAAATAAATCACAAAACTCTGAAAATCTTTTGCTAAAGAAAGTCCTATAAGGCTATCACCAAATAGGCACCTATCCTAACCAACACTGAACCAAGACACATAATCCAGTTGGTGACATAAAGTTCTAAATTGAAGTCccacaaaaacaaaccagaatcaGCAACAGACAACCCATATCaaacaacaactactactacaCCTCAATTCCAGGCAAGTTCGAATCGGCAACATCCAGATCATATCAGGAAAGCAAAAGCCTTTTATATTTCAAGTGTACAACATACTAAGATTCAACTCAATGTCATACTGCAACACAACATAGAACTGATGATACATTGAACACACGAAACGTCGGGATTAAGGAATAATTAAATCTATAATTCTCCAGAAAGCTAACAAACCACATTGAGCAAACAGCAGCTCTTTACTTCTTGGTGTCTTTAGTTCCAGCATTGCTACCTCCTGCATCTTTTGTCGCCTTCTTTGCAGTCTTCTCTTGCAGAGCTTTTGCATCCCTATATtcaacaaacatataaaataacaCTCAAAATCCAATAATAAACAGTTAAATACACAAAAACCTAATCTTGGAAAAAATATATGTACCTTTCACGGCGCTGCTCAGGAGTCAAACCATCATCTTTTCCCTTCTTGCCTTTACCAGTCCGAGCTTGAGCTCTTTCCCGATCTTTTTCCCTCTGATTTCCCCGTTTGATTCAGTCATGGTAACAGaaatgtaaaattccaaaaacaaaAGGACACCATAAAACTAAAAGCAAAAAGTAAATCTAACTAAAATTTAATGTACCCACAAAATTCCACACAGAAAAGTTACCAAGAAAACACCATAATACACAAAAGGAGAAATAGATCTCATCCAATTTGAAGTACCCCGCAAAATTAAACACAAAATAAGAGGTAAAATCATGATCATAAAAAGGTTATTGACAATAAACAATCAAATTTTGCTAATATACAAAACACATAACAAAAACATAAAAACAAAAAAGGCAAACATAAATCTAATTAGATTTCACAAAATCTCATTCAATTTGAAGTGCCCACAAAAATAAACACAAAAAGGTACAATCTTtttacaataaaaaataaaaataaaaagcaaAAAACAATAGGAcacacaaaatttcaaaaacaaaCACCATAAATCACAAAAGCAAGCATAAATTTCAACAAATTTCAAATACCCACAAAACTAGAACACCAAAAGCACCAAACTTTGGGGAAAAACTAACAAATTTACCATAAAAACAATCAGAAATTGAAACCCAATTCAAGAATATgcccaaatatgtaataaataatcatatataaattaaaaatattcaTGACTTTTTAAGGATATGAGTCATTGTAAAGTAGCTGAATTGGGACGCTGTGAGGAGAAAGTCTGCACTGAATGAAAGGCGAGGAAAGAGAAAAGGGCAGACGAATAGAGGAAATATAGAGTAGGAGGGGGCGATTTATAATAATGGAGAAATTAAGGGGTAATATTTTAATTAGCTGGTTTTGACTTTTTTTATCAGAATACTTTTCCTAATGCAACGTTGAATTGGCAAAAGTGATAACATCGTGCTCCTTTCCTTCCTTAGTTAAGTTTGTATCGGTTTTtacttaaaaaaaatcaaatcaagtaagttgatttttcaaatattagaaccaaaccaaatcaattaagtcggtttttctcgattcggtttatgtcgatttttcgattttttcagttatttgtcggttttttcttaaatataagacatacactgccaaacacatattccggcgaccacattttcaatgtaacactatcaaatcaattgtcctttgagaaatctattatttaccaaaatatattgataataattgaatcaaatagtgatgaataatttaaggactcaattaaaatatgttatttttaacacgaaatggattcttacactaaacaaaagaaaactaccaatcaaattagaatgtaaaggtaaagaactatattaaaagtgcaaactattaatatttaccataaattttttgaaattttgtataacaatatacatatatataggtgtaataataaatttgaaataattaCTCATAtaatcggtttggttcgatttttttctgattaaaaccaaaaccaaaccaaatttgatcggtttttaaaattcaaaaccaaaccaaaaagtaatggtttttttggtcggtttggtttggttttcggtttggttcgatttttcggatttttatgatcACCCCTAGTTTTACCTAACGTGTGATCGAGctgtcaatttttttttttgttaaactaaaattttatttaacCAAGTGTAAATATGTATAACCACTCACTCATTGGACTCTAGAGACGGGTCTCACACAAATATCCTATCAATTTCTATGGTTCGAGTAATCGCTTTTGGAAAAAAAGATttttagcaacaaaaaaaaaagtttcgTCAAATAGGCTATAAGTCTAGTTTGATTCAGAACTAATATTTTATTTGCTTATATTTTCTTAATACGTGTTCGATTAAAAAAATTTTAGCCGATCGTAACAGTATTTAATTTAAAGAACAAAGAAAATTATGAAGCCTTTTGGGttggggtgtgcattcgatttatcgattcgattttgaccattatcgattatcgatttgtacatatgtttatcgttatcgtttcaataaggtttcgattttttcgatttcgatttatcgatttttggggcttatcgattcggttatcaaTTACAaagaaaatttgcgggattccacggaaagtatatcTCTATAAATACgtctaactaatatggacaaaaagaagctaaagtaagacgaacaccgtttataatataaaaattgtgccaacaagcacatgcaacgaaactaaagtaagggatcaaatgtatgccaccaacactccaacggtataaaaaaatacatcatcacagctaattttatttttcattaatttgaacttcgttcccttgagctttaaatataatcattccttaaatgtggtagaggaaataataggggtagggacttagggtaaaggGAAGGGTATAatagaataagggtaaaaaaaattatatttttagtatatcttatcggtttatcgataaaccgataaccgaagaggacaaaatcgaaatcgataaatcgataaaccgataacaaataatcgatccGATTTATTGATAAACTGATTCATATACACACCCCTACTTTCGGGAGTGATTTTTTTTTTGCCTTTAAAACAAAAGTGATCTTATTGTTGTagacatataaaatttattgagTCTAATTCATACAAAATTTGAATTAAATTCAATTGGGTTAAACAATTAATTTGGACTTTACAAATTAAATTAGCCCGTTTAATTATTTTCAAGCCCAAGGTCCATTTCATCTTAAGGCACAGACTCATGCCATGTGTCAAGTGACATGGCATATCTAGTCAAACTCAAAACCAACAAGATGACGCCACGTGTGAAATGATGTGGCAATCCCAGTATAAAATAGTGGCCAATCAAGAGTTGATGACTCACATGAACCAATCAGAATCAAGTAAGAGAGTTCATATGTAGCTGGACTGTCTATCTTCTACCAttataaatagaggggttacaTAATTCTCTGAGGACATTCAAAGTGGAGGAGAGCATTCCGCAATTGGTGAAGGCATCCGCAAATAGAGAGATCAATCATCAAGTGCAAAGTTTTTCTACAAAGGAGTGGTCAATGGAGTTCTTCCCGGAGATCAAACCGAAACAACAAAGTACTGCTCGACATTCTTGGCGATTAAATACGTCACAAGGAGGTCTACAtcatcctacattcgagaaaGACGCTTCTCAAGCCCTCGAATCATATAGAATTTTATAGAGGAGAATTAAGGGAACAAATAAAATTGTACCCGaattattttatcaataaaatctcttTTTCTTCATATTATTTTTTGTTGCTATTTATTTTTCATCTTACGAAAATTTGTTGCGAATAAAttttggcacgcccagtgggaccaaTTATGCTCTTCATCTCTCCTTCTTGCAAGTTGAAAACAACAAACTTTAGATCTACTACTACAATGACCTTCCGCAAGTGTGATGTTTCATGCAAAGATGCTACTGTTTTTGTGTTTGCTGAGCTCAGTCATGTTGGCCCAATCACTCGAAGCAAGTTCAAGGCTAGTGGTTTGGATGGAACCGAATACTTCGCCTCCTTAGAGGTGGCAAAGAAGAGTAGATCTAATACGATGTCTGCAACCACAATCTTTAGGGGCAACACCCCATTCTTATTGTTTGACGAATTTTCTCAAACAGCCTCCAACCTTGGGGAATTTGAGGATTTGGAGGATTCTCCAATATCAACAAAAGTCAACGCCTCAATGACTGACGCAACTAACGTGGATGAGAAGTTTGCCATGATGGAATAGACTATTGAAGTCTTGAAGAAATCTGTTAAAGACAAAGACCTTCAAATCGCTCAACTCATGAACAAATTGGTGGCCTATGCACCTGGAGAGTCAAGTCATGTCCCTCCCCGTTCACCCGTCTTCACCTTGCCAAAAACAGCTATTGAGGAATCACTTGCCAAGTTCAACATTCAAAGGGAAAAGCAATCCACTTCAGTTGCAACGTTATCTGTCCAACAATTGCAAGACATGATAACAAACACCATCAGAGCTCAATATGGCGGACCATCGCAAAGTTCGTTGTACTACTCTAAGCCTTATACTAAGAGGATTGACTGTCTAACCATGCCAACCAATTATCAACCACCAAAGCTGCATCAATTTGATGGCAAAGGGAACTCAAGGCAACATATTGCCCACTTTGTCGAGACTTGTAGTAATACTGGAACACATGGTGACCTTTTGGTAAAACAATTTGTTCGTTCTCTGAAAGGGAACGCATTTGACTGGTATATTGACTTGGAGCCCGAGTCTATTGATAGCTGGGAGCAACTTGAGAAGGAATTCCTCAATTGTTTTTCAGTACCCGGAGAACTGTAAGCATGATAGAGTTGATAGGCACTAAGTAAAGGAAGGACGAGCCCGTGGTGGATTACATTAATCGTTGGAGGGCGTTAAGTTTGGACTGCAATGATCGTCTTTCAGAAATATCTGATGTGGAGATGTACATTCAAGGAATGGGCTGGGGCCTTTTTTATATCCTACAAGGGATCAAACCGCGAACTTTTTAAGAATTTGCAACACGGGCTCACGACATGGGGTTAAGCATCGCAAGTCATGGAAAGGCATCTCCATTTGCTGATCAGAAGGAGTTCAAGAAAAATGTTGCATCAAATCACCAAACCAAAGAATCTATGTCGGTGAAAGCAACTTCCGTGAAAGTCACAACCAAGCAAAAGTTGAAGGAGGATAAGACACCAAGTCAATATCCCAAAGAGGAGAAACGTCGTCCTACCTTGAAGGAATTAGAGGCAAAAGTTTATCCATTTCCAGGTTCAGAAGTACCTACAATCCTTGATGAATTGCTCGCTAAGAAAGTCATCGATCTCCCTGAATCAAAAAAGGCCAGAGGAAATTGGTAAAGTTGGCGATCCAAAATACTGCAAGTTTCATCGCGTCCTTAGCCACCCTACAGAGAAATGCTTCGTCTTGAAGGGGAAAATCATGACTCTTGTAAGTGAAGGAAAAATTATCATAGACATGGATAAAACAGCAAAAGCAAATCATGCAAGTACCGTGCTCAAAGAAAAGGAGTGTTCAAGGTTGCAAAACGCGTCAAGCACTGCCTTCTTACAATATGGAAATTTCGAGCCCGTTGAAGTTGATCTTCCAAGGAAAACTCTTGAAGGTTCACTAAAGCTGGACACTCAGTCCAAAGACAAAGATGATGAGGGTTGGACTCTAGTCACTCACAAGAAACGAAGACATCAAGAAGTTCTAAGGCTACAACTTCCTAAGCCAAGAGCAAAAATAAGCGATGTGGATATGCTACAACCACCAAGAATTATCAAATCTTCCATTAGCAAGAAGATTAATGGTGCCTTATCGCCGAAGTTTCGAAAGCCTATCACATTGCATTAATTCTTTCCTGGAAAATTCTTTCATGGAGGTCACGTTAGTGCAACTCATGTAGTTTCTAGTACTGATGAAACAAAGGAAAGCAACAATGAGCTTGCTCCAATGAAAATACAAGAACATCATGATAATGGAGAAGTTGTTACATGTTATGGAACAATTTCCTTCACGGATGATGACTTGTTGTTATGGTCTAAGCCACATAACAGACCTTTGTTCGTTGTAGGGGCCATTAGAGAACAACACCTCAATCGCATACTTGTTGATGATGGTTCGGCTGTGAACATCATGCCAAAGATGGTGCTAAAAAGTTTGGGATCTCTATCGATGAGCAATCCAAAAGTAActtaacaatccaaggtttcAACCAAGGAGGACAACGATCCATAGGTATGATCCGCGTGGGATCATCCATTAGTGAGATGAAGTTGAACACTATGATTCACGTCATAGAtgctaaaacatcatacaacttGTTGCTTGGACGTCCTTGGATTCATGAGAATGGGGTGGTATCATATACTTTGCATCAATGTCTGAAGTACAGAAGGGATGGAGAGATAGTCAAAATTGATGCAGACATCAAGCCTTTTACTGAGACAGAGTCATACGTTGCAGATGCAAAATTCTACTTAGATTCTTGTGAACCGAAAGTGGAGAGACCATCATCAGTTGACGAAGCTGATGTCAATTCAGAAGAAGAAAATGAGGCTCAATGGACTGCCACCAAGCTGTCTAAGAAGAGAACTGAAGAAGCCTTCATTAAGCTATCATCATTTGAAGGTGACATACAAACAAAGATTGATAAGGAGCATCTAGTTTTTTGCTATATTACGCATAAGCATCGAAATAAAGGACAACCCCTATTATAAGAATGTACTGCAAAGAAGAAAATGAGTCACATAACAATACAAGATTTTAAAGAGCATATGACTGTCCCAATTGCACAAATCCCATATGTGAATTGCGAGTTTGCTAAAGGCAATCTCCAAGCTGATAAGATAAAAGGGCACTGTGATCCTAAGGCCTTCATACTGCTTGAAAAGTCTGGTTACGACTTCTCCAATCCATCAAAACTAGGAGAACTCAAAGACGAAGTCACTGGTGAAAAGATACATGGGCTCAATGAGTCCCAAATAAAGTTGAGAAAGCAAGGGCACTACATCGCCACTCCAAAGTATGGGTTGGGATTTAGTTTGGCAGAGCCTCTTCGAATTTTATCTAAGTGAAGCAAAGAGATAGCTTCATCACAATACACCTCGGTAGAGGAGATGAAGGAAGTTAATGGCAAGAAAATAAAACAACGGACTTTAGTGTTCGATCGCATTTGAGGCTCAACCCCTCGGGTCTCGGTGTTTGAAAGGCTAAGTCACAAAGGTGAACGTGTATCTTCCAGACATCTAAAGGAAGTTTTCACTACCTCAAAGACCTCTATCTTTTGTCGCTTGGGAACCACAAGGAAGTCACCATCTAAAAAGATACTGGCAAAACATAAGGATGAAGTCCATGAGGAGCGggatcattttgaagttgttGCTGACAAAGAAATATGTAGTGTTTTCCCATCACGTATGAAGAGGAAGTCTATTTTGTCAATATCCACAGATAGTTACTAAAGGTGCAAAGGAGAACCATTGTTTACACTTTCCAGGCTCATAAAGAAgtagagaaagagaaagaagccATGCCGACTATCCAAGGAAGTCAAACAGAAAAGTCAGACTTTATGGAAACATCCTATCACATAACTGTGGAAGATAGTCCATGCCTTGACATTGATGATGAAGTACATGAGGCTCCCCCTCAACAAGAAGATGGCGGACAATCGGCTGTGGATGATCTTAAGGAACTCAATTTAGGTACTCTAGAAGATCTACGCCCCACCTTCATTAGTACACTTCTTACGCCTCAGGAAGAGGAGGAATACTCCAAGTTATTGActgagtacaaagatgtctttgcTTGGTCGTATAAAGACTTGCCTGGTCTTAGTCCTAAGGTAGTCGTTCATCATTTGTGGATCAAAAGTGGAACATGCCCTGTGAAGCAGTCGCAACGCATGTTCCGACCTGAGCTAGTACCACAAATTGAAGTCGAAGTCAACAACTTTATCGAGGCGGGATTTATTCAAGAGATGAAGTACCCATCATGGATATCGAATATTGTACCTGTCAAGAAGAAGAATGGTCAAATACGTGTTTGTTTTGACTTTCGAGACCTAAACAAGGCATGTCTGAAAGATGACTTTCCACTACCAATTATTAAACTCATGGTCGATGCTATAACAGGGCATGAAGCTATGTCATTCATGGATGGGTCCTCCAGATACAATCAAATCAGAATGTccccaaaagatgaagagtgtaCTGCTTTTCAAACTCCAAAAGGGATATATTGCTACAAGGTGATGCccttcggtctgaagaatgttggTGCCACCTACCAACGTGCGATGCAAAACATCTTTGATGACATGTTTCATAAGAATGTTGAATGCTACGTCGATGACTTGGTGGTGAAGACGAAGAGTAGGCGTTACCAACTTGAAGACCTTCGAATTGTTTTTGAAAGGTTAAGAAAATTCGACCTGAAGATGAATCCActcaagtgtgcatttggagttacCTCAGGAAAGTTTCTTGGCTTCATTGTGCGTCATCATGGAGTTGAAGTTGATCTTGCAAAGATTGACGCCATCCAGAAAATGCTTAAGTCAAAGAACTTGAGGGAGCTTCGAAGTCTCCAAGGAAACTTAGCATTCATCTGGAGGTTCATCTCTAATCTGGTCGGACGATGTCAACCCTTCAGTCACCTATTGAGGAAGGATATCCCTTTTCATTGGGATCAGTCATGTCAAAATTCTTTTGAAAGCATAAAAAAATACTTGCTGAATCCACTTGTGTTGGGGGCGCCAATGCTTGAGAAGCCATTGATACTCTACATCGCGGCACAAGAACGTTCACTTGGAGCACTACTTGCTCAAGAGAATGAGGAAGGAAAGGAACTAGCCTTGTACTACCTTAGTTGAACTCTGATAGGATCTTAGTTGAACTATACGCCTGTTGAGAAAATATGCTTAGTGTTACTTTATGCGATAAAGAAGCTAAGGCATTATTTTGAAACATACGCCATCAAACTCATCTCTCGAGCAGATTCCGTGAAGTTTGTGATGACTCGACCTGTTATTTCTGGAAGCCTAGCAAGATGGTCCATATTGTTTTACCAATACGAGATCACATACACACCCcaaaaggctgtaaaaggacaagcaCTAGCCAATTTTCTGGCTGATCACCCTCTTCCGACAGAATGGGAGCTTTCAGATGAGTTTCTAGATAAAGACGTTTTGTTCATTAAAGAACTGCCACCATGgacaatgttctttgatggatctGCACGTCATAACGGTGCAAGGGCAGGTGTTGTGTTGATCTCTCCAGAAAGACAagtcttgccattctcctttgttTTAGGTGAAACATGCTCCAACAATGCCGCACAGTACCATGTTTTGATCTTGGGTCTCGAAATGGCGTTAGACATGAAGATTCTATAGTTGGAGATCTACGACGACTCTAAGCTGATCATCAACCAACTTTTGGGGAGTTACGAGGTAAAGAAGGAAGATCTCTTGCCATACCATCAATATGCTTCTGGTTTACTTGAAAGATTCGACCAAGTGTTCTTAAACCATATCCCAAGAGAAGCGAATCGTAGGGCCGATGATTTTGCTAACTTAGCCATGACCATGGTACTTGGAGAGAATGAGTTGTGTGTCATCGATGGGTTATTCCTAGACTTTTTAATCTTCAAATCAATGAAAGCCATCATACATCTGTTCGAGTGATTGAAGAGAAAGATTGGAGGAAACCACTGATAGAGTACCTTGAACATGAAAAGTTACCTAAGGATCTGCGACAAAGAACAGACATCAAACGAAGAGCACCGCGATTCATCTTCTATAAGGGGACATTATTTTGCCGCTCTTTTGAAGGACTATTCTTGCGATGTCTTGACAAAGAAGAAGCCTGCCAAGCGATGAAGGAAGCACATTCTGGCTCATGTGGAGCACATCAATCTGGTCGCAAGCTCCATTTTTGCATCAAGAGGATGGGATACTACTGGACGACAATGGTGAAGGATTGCATGGAGCATGCCAAAAGATGTCAAGCGTGTCAATTTCATGCCAACTACATCCATCAAGCTCCAAAGCCTCTTCATCCAACTGTAGCTTCATGGCCTTTTGATGCATGGGGACTTGACGTTGTTGGACCGCTTCCAAAGTCATCAAAGGGACAGATGTACATATTGGCCGCTACAGACTACTTCTCTAGATGGGCTGAAGTTGTTCCACTCAAGGAGGTAAAAAAAGAAACTGTTGTCGATTTTATCAAGTCGTATATAATTTTAAGGTATGGCATACAAAGATACATAATCACTGATAATGGAACACCATTTGAAAACAATCTCGTGAAGAGTCTATGCGAGAAGTTTGGTTTTTTCAAGCAACATAAGTCTTCAATGTATAATGCACCTGCCAATGGCCTTGCTGAAACTTTTAACAAGACACTTGGTAaccttttgaagaaagttgttgcaAAGAACAAGAGAGACTGGCATGAGAGAATCGGTGAAGCTTTGTGGGCATACCGGACAACCTTCAGAACTTCTACACAAGcaactccttactctttggtATATGGCGTAGAAGCAGTCCTGCCGTTGGAGCAACAAATTCCATCATTGTGGATAGCAATCCAAGAAGGACTCACGTCCGAAGAGAATGCTCAACTTCACCTAGCAAAGTTAGAGGCACtggatgagaaaagattggaagCGCAACAAAAATTGGAGCGCTATCAAGCTCGACTAGCTAGAGCCTTGAATAAGAAAGTGTGGCCACGATCATTCCAAGTGGGAGACTTAGTCCTAGCTATTCGACGACCCATAATCCTCAACAAACGCATAGGCGACAAGTTTACCTCAAAATGGGATGAGCCATATGTTGTGAAGGAAGCCTATTCAAGTGGCGCATACAAAATTGTCAATAATGATGGTCTCAGAGTTGGTCCGATCAACGGAAAATTTCTGAAGCAGTACTTCCCATGAAAGTCACCTATGTTCCTCGATGTACGAGCCTAAACTACAAGTTATGATGCTCTTCGACGTACGaacctaaactgcaagtcatgatgctCCTTGATGCATGAGCCTAAATTGCACGTTGCTACACTCCTGgcccgcatgagtctaaactgtgtacggccaaaaaaaaaagaagtccgctaggttgaaaacctcgCGAGAGGCAGCCTAGGCAAAAATTAGGacataaaaaaacaaaaagaaactcATCCCTCTGAACTAcgttatgacttgatcctcttcaccgaggtacgtaggcagcttagacTTTCATCCTAAGTTCAGCCGCATGAGTTTTAAAAAAAAGGTTTGGCATCATCGAATCATTACATTAATTCTTCCAAGTGTAGAGGCATATATCTATGAGGAAAAGGAGACGATTTGCTTTGAAGTACAAAAGATGTTTTATTGCTTCAATAGTACACAAGTTGATACATCCAAAAATGTAGAGACAACAGGAACTAGACATTTTTCTATACAAAAGTCTAAATCATGAAGATGATCGTAAACTAGGCTTTGTTGGTGGCATGTCTAAATGCTTTTCCAAGTGTGTATGACATCCTCAATTGTTGGTTGAAGGTCCCAATCACCAGGGAGCCGCCATTGATGAACTTCAAGAATATCAACAAATCAAGTGCAACAGTTGGTGAAGGGGTGGCTCCACATCTTGTATGATATCTCGGGCTGATATTCGGACTCTTTGAACTTCTTTGCGAGTCTACAAAAGAAATAAATGAATAGATAAGATTTGTGACACATATAGACAAAGCTACTACATGCAATACTATAGAGTcaatttcaagaagaaaaaaaaatatttgtagGACAACTCAGAGAGCATAGAGCTGGAAAGCAAGCTCGACAGACGACGAGATCAACTTTAGAAAACTACTTCAGTCCATCTTGAAGACGTTCTGCTCTTAACATTTTATATGTTGTAAATTTAGATGTCTAGTTTGTAATATCACAAACTGTTTGCAATTTGGAGGCCCCGAGCTCAAGATATGATTTTTTTGCCGGAACTACACGAATCTAAAAGTTACTGCAGCTAGGTGGACTTTGAGAATTTTCTGTTTCTAGCTTGAAGGGATTTCTGCCACGAAACTCATATGTATTGCAGCCCTATGTGTGTACTTTCTAACGGTACAAACGGATCGCAATTTGGAGTTTTCTAGCTCGATATATGAATTTTTCGACAGGAGTGTGCAAAGCAGAAATAAACGCAAGATAGACATCAGGAGTGACTTCAAAGTAATATCTCGACCAATCCAAAAGAAGTTCTTCCACGATATTTTCAAGTATTATAGGTATAAAACTTATCTTTTCTATGGTACAGACTTCCTGGGATTCCGACACCCGTAGCTTGAGATATGAAGTTTTCTACACAAGTGCGCAAAGCTGGATCGCAAGTGCAGCAGACGTTAGGAGCAAATTCAAACTACTGTTGCGGGCAATCCGAAAGAAGTTCGTCCATGATATCTTCAAGTCTTACAGAAATTGTAGTGTTCTTTCCAATGGCATAGATGTCTTGTGATTCTGACACTTGAAgatcgagatatgaatttttccaCGAGTATGCACAAAGTTGAATAGCGAGTTCGGCAGACAGGTGAGCCAATTTCAAAATATTGCTGCGGCTAATCTGCTAGGAATCCTTCCACGATATTTTGGGGATTTCCTTATTTCTGAGTCTTCTTTCCAGTGGCGTAGGCGGCTAGTAATTTGGAAGTTCCTAACTTGAGATATGTGTGTCCCAATGATAGCATGCAATGCAGTGAAGCCGAAATGACAGACTTGTGCATCGCCTTCAAAAGATCATTCCGACTTGTCCCGATGGAATTTGGCCTAAATTTTGGATATGTCACCATGGTGCAAGTTTTGATTCTGCAGAACCTAGCGTATTGCAGTTTGGACACTCCTAGGTTGAGATACAATTTTTTCAATGTAT
Proteins encoded in this window:
- the LOC104222519 gene encoding uncharacterized protein; this translates as MTRGNQREKDRERAQARTGKGKKGKDDGLTPEQRRERDAKALQEKTAKKATKDAGGSNAGTKDTKK